Proteins found in one Brachypodium distachyon strain Bd21 chromosome 5, Brachypodium_distachyon_v3.0, whole genome shotgun sequence genomic segment:
- the LOC100827743 gene encoding AT-rich interactive domain-containing protein 1A, which translates to MDAVAGGQLNAVVEFPQAEAIAAVLADCVLTPSTDDDCDDLYGDVNLGFLPLLPLSPSPSSPPKTPSPGISISFSPSPSPPPRRSPTPQPQPEPQPKPPTTPLTAPKPPTPQHQPPLPAPKPPTPQHEPLLLAPKPPSPRHQRALLAPKPPTERHQPPHHRALGASLPTTTTALYIADLPWWTTDAEVEAALAPHGALQDLHFFADKFSGRSRGFCRADFLHPSAAASAAAALHGRAFHGYHCVASLSCPPALHRPGADFDGPAPNPCRGGNAKATARGNVGFLGDGQARLSITSRPRVFGAMGGGSPPVRQCNAGMGTDMMPSMVAPHLTPAFMAANRMAMSGTGTGVWHNQGVAGPGGLWGGQQQWNFGGYEMPWQQPRLQQHHRQQYRNGDYGKMSGTGRERPSGRNEDRDGGNVRGNTERRQFGRGDGERLRQHNRGEGNRHQEHVLEKERERDRNFDENDRRGGEKRRHSEYTEHDDWERRGRARSRSQSRDSDDDDYRRRRR; encoded by the coding sequence AtggacgccgtcgccggcggccagctcAATGCCGTCGTCGAATTCCCGCAGGCGGAGGCGATCGCCGCCGTCCTGGCCGACTGCGTCCTCACCCCCTCCACCGACGACGACTGCGACGACCTCTACGGCGACGTCAACCTCGGGTTCCTCCCTCTCCTGCCGCTCTCCCCCTCCCCGTCCTCCCCTCCCAAAACCCCCTCCCCCGGCATCTCTATCTCATTCTCCCCATCCCCATCTCCACCACCGCGCCGCTCCCCAACCCCCCAACCGCAGCCGGAGCCCCAACCAAAACCACCCACCACGCCTCTTACCGCGCCAAAACCACCCACCCCGCAGCACCAGCCGCCTCTTCCTGCGCCAAAACCACCCACCCCGCAGCACGAGCCACTGCTCCTGGCGCCGAAGCCACCCAGCCCGCGACACCAGCGGGCGCTCCTCGCGCCAAAACCACCCACCGAGCGGCATCAACCGCCGCACCACCGCGCGTTGGGAGCGTCGTTGCCGACGACCACCACGGCGCTGTACATCGCCGACCTCCCCTGGTGGACGACGGacgcggaggtggaggccgCGCTGGCGCCGCACGGCGCGCTCCAGGACCTCCACTTCTTCGCCGACAAGTTCTCGGGCAGGTCGCGCGGCTTCTGCCGCGCCGACTTCCTCCACCCGtccgcggccgcctccgctgccgccgcgctccACGGGCGCGCCTTCCACGGTTACCACTGCGTCGCCTCGCTCTCCTGCCCGCCTGCGCTCCACCGCCCCGGTGCCGACTTTGACGGCCCAGCTCCAAATCCATGCCGCGGCGGTAACGCGAAGGCAACAGCTCGGGGCAATGTGGGTTTCTTGGGCGATGGGCAGGCTCGGTTGTCCATAACTTCCCGGCCGCGCGTGTTCGGTGCAATGGGCGGTGGGTCCCCGCCGGTGCGTCAGTGCAATGCTGGGATGGGTACTGATATGATGCCTTCGATGGTAGCGCCCCATTTGACCCCAGCATTCATGGCAGCCAACAGGATGGCAATGAGTGGCACTGGCACAGGGGTGTGGCATAATCAGGGGGTGGCTGGGCCTGGGGGCTTATGGGGTGGACAGCAGCAATGGAACTTTGGAGGCTATGAGATGCCATGGCAGCAGCCAAGGCTGCAGCAGCACCATCGCCAGCAGTACCGGAATGGGGACTATGGAAAAATGAGTGGCACCGGGCGGGAAAGACCAAGTGGTAGGAACGAGGACAGGGACGGTGGCAATGTTCGGGGCAACACAGAGAGGAGGCAGTTTGGCCGTGGTGATGGTGAAAGGCTCAGGCAGCATAACCGTGGGGAGGGGAACCGGCATCAGGAGCATGTCCTGGAGAAGGAAAGGGAACGTGATAGGAACTTCGATGAGAATGATCGGCGCGGAggtgagaagaggaggcacTCAGAGTATACCGAGCACGATGATTGGGAGAGGCGTGGACGGGCTAGGTCAAGGAGCCAGTCAAGGGACAGTGATGATGACGATTACCGGAGAAGACGGCGCTGA
- the LOC100828356 gene encoding poly(A)-specific ribonuclease PARN isoform X2, translating to MQSSRRLARAPPPRTLFTRLYSSSSSLLPANGAGDGAGSSRVGGVAVKQVTRGNLAEALEELRARVRDAAFVGLDLEMSGVTSAPWRDTFELDRADVRYLKLRDSAQRFAALQLGVCPFRWDPAKSAFVAHPHNFFIFPRKELPDDISSHEFLCQTTSIDFLAKYQFDFNTCFHEGISYLSRAQEEEALQKLNVLYHDGIASPNTSEEEDVPLRSTADLLFTERMKIKFKEWRDVIISNPRMDNHWLECNKFSTHQFQTVFFKMHPAILLNGFTSHQLKLIQQKDLQEDLLRSREARVKSAVGIRHVIDLLASERKLIVGHSCFLDIAQVYSKFIGPLPSTVKEFALGIHKILPYIADTRHLMSASDSVQYLMRQKSKSLSSVFSLLCPAFHSTVAEPSTLSPVRIEVEADETMLSCFASGAKHEAGYDAFMTGCVFAQLCDHLDVKFEHLPPRDNLAMNNKLQKYINLLSPSFNSGTSLDLSTGMERPDTGYKRRYPTVLYDNVVLIWGYQSELRPRDIKDCICKVFGPASVTTIFSIDSTAVLVQFSKQESVNDFMDLKAALEKTDSAISVLHPLSTILEGGKTRAANYDTYRDICGSSVSKYFFADQAEAVCSSSKSLLKCENIDAADTPGVILNESILDETIPTSEKHAGGTKNVSKKEDDSEISCQDILDALQDGKALFDKRTRST from the exons ATGCagagcagccgccgcctcgcccgcgcgccgccgcccagaaCCCTGTTCACCCGCCtgtactcctcctcctcctccttgctgcCCGCGAACGGCGCCGGGGATGGAGCAGGAAGCAGCAGGGTCGGTGGGGTCGCGGTCAAGCAGGTGACGCGGGGGAACctggcggaggcgctggaggAGCTGCGGGCGCGGGTGCGCGACGCGGCGTTCGTGGGGCTCGACCTGGAGATGAGCGGCGTCACGAGCGCGCCATGGCGGGACACCTTCGAGCTCGACCGCGCCGACGTCCGGTACCTCAAGCTCCGCGACTCCGCGCAGCGCTTCGCCGCGCTACAGCTCGGCGTTTGCCCCTTCCGCTGGGACCCCGCCAAGTCTGCCTTCGTCGCCCACCC GCATAACTTCTTTATCTTCCCTCGCAAGGAGCTTCCAGATGACATTTCATCTCACGAATTTCTCTGTCAGACCACTTCAATTGACTTCTTAGCAAAATACCAGTTTGATTTCAACACGTGCTTCCATGAAG GAATATCTTATTTATCCAGagcacaagaagaagaggctcTTCAGAAATTAAATGTGTTGTATCATGATGGAATAGCATCTCCAAACACGTCTGAAGAGGAAGATGTGCCATTAAGGAGTACTGCTGATCTTCTTTTCACAGAGAGAATGAAAATCAAATTCAAGGAATGGCGTGATGTGATAATCAGCAACCCAAGAATGGATAACCATTGGCTAGAATGCAATAAATTCAGCACACACCAATTTCAGacagttttcttcaaaatgcaCCCAGCTATTTTACTCAATGGATTCACATCGCATCAGTTAAAGTTAATTCAACAG AAAGATTTACAGGAAGATTTACTCAGAAGTAGAGAAGCAAGAGTCAAATCAGCAGTAGGAATACGCCATGTCATTGATCTTCTTGCCTCAGAAAGGAAATTGATTGTTGGTCATAGTTGTTTCTTAG ACATTGCACAAGTCTACAGCAAATTTATTGGTCCTCTTCCATCAACCGTGAAGGAGTTTGCCTTGGGTATCCACAAAATTTTGCCGTACATTGCAGATACTAGGCATCTTATGTCTGCCAGCGACTCGGTTCAATATCTGATGAGGCAGAAAAGCAAATCTCTGTCCTCAGTTTTCTCATTGTTGTGCCCTGCATTTCATTCAACTGTTGCAGAGCCATCTACCCTTTCTCCTGTGAGAATTGAAGTTGAGGCAGATGAAACAAT GTTATCTTGCTTTGCTTCAGGTGCTAAGCATGAAGCAGGGTATGATGCTTTCATGACTGGATGTGTTTTCGCGCAGCTGTGTGATCATCTTGATGTCAAATTTGAGCACCTCCCACCTAGGGACAACTTAGCGATGAATAATAAGCTGCAGAAATACATCAATCTTCTGTCCCCAAGCTTTAACAGTGGAACATCACTTGATTTAAGTACTGGCATGGAGAGACCAGATACAGGTTATAAGCGTAGATATCCTACTGTTTTGTATGATAATGTTGTTCTCATCTGGGGATACCAGTCTGAGCTAAGACCAAGGGATATAAAGGATTGCATCTGCAAAGTGTTTGGTCCAGCTTCAGTCACGACAATCTTCTCGATTGATTCCACTGCTGTCCTTGTTCAGTTCAGTAAACAAGAGTCTGTAAACGATTTCATGGATCTGAAGGCTGCGTTGGAGAAAACAGATAGTGCTATATCAGTCTTGCACCCTCTGTCAACTATATTGGAAGGAGGCAAAACACGAGCTGCAAACTATGACACCTACAGAGACATTTGTGGCTCATCTGTATCGAAGTATTTCTTTGCAGACCAAGCTGAAGCTGTCTGTTCAAGTTCAAAGAGTCTGCTCAAATGTGAGAACATAGATGCTGCTGATACACCCGGAGTAATACTAAACGAGAGTATCCTTGATGAAACTATACCTACCTCAGAAAAGCATGCAGGCGGAACAAAGAATGTTTCCAAGAAGGAAGATGATAGTGAAATTTCATGCCAAGATATCTTAGATGCACTACAAGATGGCAAAGCATTATTCGACAAACGAACAAGAAGCACGTGA
- the LOC100828356 gene encoding poly(A)-specific ribonuclease PARN isoform X1, producing MQSSRRLARAPPPRTLFTRLYSSSSSLLPANGAGDGAGSSRVGGVAVKQVTRGNLAEALEELRARVRDAAFVGLDLEMSGVTSAPWRDTFELDRADVRYLKLRDSAQRFAALQLGVCPFRWDPAKSAFVAHPHNFFIFPRKELPDDISSHEFLCQTTSIDFLAKYQFDFNTCFHEGISYLSRAQEEEALQKLNVLYHDGIASPNTSEEEDVPLRSTADLLFTERMKIKFKEWRDVIISNPRMDNHWLECNKFSTHQFQTVFFKMHPAILLNGFTSHQLKLIQQVLRKDFKDLMYISTFGEDNTSEKRVVYTDDSNDSVSLMKDLQEDLLRSREARVKSAVGIRHVIDLLASERKLIVGHSCFLDIAQVYSKFIGPLPSTVKEFALGIHKILPYIADTRHLMSASDSVQYLMRQKSKSLSSVFSLLCPAFHSTVAEPSTLSPVRIEVEADETMLSCFASGAKHEAGYDAFMTGCVFAQLCDHLDVKFEHLPPRDNLAMNNKLQKYINLLSPSFNSGTSLDLSTGMERPDTGYKRRYPTVLYDNVVLIWGYQSELRPRDIKDCICKVFGPASVTTIFSIDSTAVLVQFSKQESVNDFMDLKAALEKTDSAISVLHPLSTILEGGKTRAANYDTYRDICGSSVSKYFFADQAEAVCSSSKSLLKCENIDAADTPGVILNESILDETIPTSEKHAGGTKNVSKKEDDSEISCQDILDALQDGKALFDKRTRST from the exons ATGCagagcagccgccgcctcgcccgcgcgccgccgcccagaaCCCTGTTCACCCGCCtgtactcctcctcctcctccttgctgcCCGCGAACGGCGCCGGGGATGGAGCAGGAAGCAGCAGGGTCGGTGGGGTCGCGGTCAAGCAGGTGACGCGGGGGAACctggcggaggcgctggaggAGCTGCGGGCGCGGGTGCGCGACGCGGCGTTCGTGGGGCTCGACCTGGAGATGAGCGGCGTCACGAGCGCGCCATGGCGGGACACCTTCGAGCTCGACCGCGCCGACGTCCGGTACCTCAAGCTCCGCGACTCCGCGCAGCGCTTCGCCGCGCTACAGCTCGGCGTTTGCCCCTTCCGCTGGGACCCCGCCAAGTCTGCCTTCGTCGCCCACCC GCATAACTTCTTTATCTTCCCTCGCAAGGAGCTTCCAGATGACATTTCATCTCACGAATTTCTCTGTCAGACCACTTCAATTGACTTCTTAGCAAAATACCAGTTTGATTTCAACACGTGCTTCCATGAAG GAATATCTTATTTATCCAGagcacaagaagaagaggctcTTCAGAAATTAAATGTGTTGTATCATGATGGAATAGCATCTCCAAACACGTCTGAAGAGGAAGATGTGCCATTAAGGAGTACTGCTGATCTTCTTTTCACAGAGAGAATGAAAATCAAATTCAAGGAATGGCGTGATGTGATAATCAGCAACCCAAGAATGGATAACCATTGGCTAGAATGCAATAAATTCAGCACACACCAATTTCAGacagttttcttcaaaatgcaCCCAGCTATTTTACTCAATGGATTCACATCGCATCAGTTAAAGTTAATTCAACAG GTTTTAAGAAAAGATTTTAAAGACCTCATGTATATTTCAACATTTGGTGAGGATAACACGTCCGAAAAAAGAGTAGTTTATACAGATGATAGTAACGACAGTGTATCATTGATG AAAGATTTACAGGAAGATTTACTCAGAAGTAGAGAAGCAAGAGTCAAATCAGCAGTAGGAATACGCCATGTCATTGATCTTCTTGCCTCAGAAAGGAAATTGATTGTTGGTCATAGTTGTTTCTTAG ACATTGCACAAGTCTACAGCAAATTTATTGGTCCTCTTCCATCAACCGTGAAGGAGTTTGCCTTGGGTATCCACAAAATTTTGCCGTACATTGCAGATACTAGGCATCTTATGTCTGCCAGCGACTCGGTTCAATATCTGATGAGGCAGAAAAGCAAATCTCTGTCCTCAGTTTTCTCATTGTTGTGCCCTGCATTTCATTCAACTGTTGCAGAGCCATCTACCCTTTCTCCTGTGAGAATTGAAGTTGAGGCAGATGAAACAAT GTTATCTTGCTTTGCTTCAGGTGCTAAGCATGAAGCAGGGTATGATGCTTTCATGACTGGATGTGTTTTCGCGCAGCTGTGTGATCATCTTGATGTCAAATTTGAGCACCTCCCACCTAGGGACAACTTAGCGATGAATAATAAGCTGCAGAAATACATCAATCTTCTGTCCCCAAGCTTTAACAGTGGAACATCACTTGATTTAAGTACTGGCATGGAGAGACCAGATACAGGTTATAAGCGTAGATATCCTACTGTTTTGTATGATAATGTTGTTCTCATCTGGGGATACCAGTCTGAGCTAAGACCAAGGGATATAAAGGATTGCATCTGCAAAGTGTTTGGTCCAGCTTCAGTCACGACAATCTTCTCGATTGATTCCACTGCTGTCCTTGTTCAGTTCAGTAAACAAGAGTCTGTAAACGATTTCATGGATCTGAAGGCTGCGTTGGAGAAAACAGATAGTGCTATATCAGTCTTGCACCCTCTGTCAACTATATTGGAAGGAGGCAAAACACGAGCTGCAAACTATGACACCTACAGAGACATTTGTGGCTCATCTGTATCGAAGTATTTCTTTGCAGACCAAGCTGAAGCTGTCTGTTCAAGTTCAAAGAGTCTGCTCAAATGTGAGAACATAGATGCTGCTGATACACCCGGAGTAATACTAAACGAGAGTATCCTTGATGAAACTATACCTACCTCAGAAAAGCATGCAGGCGGAACAAAGAATGTTTCCAAGAAGGAAGATGATAGTGAAATTTCATGCCAAGATATCTTAGATGCACTACAAGATGGCAAAGCATTATTCGACAAACGAACAAGAAGCACGTGA
- the LOC100828661 gene encoding probable sucrose-phosphate synthase 5 encodes MIHRFSWPHHCRLYLSHVAAYCDDNQQQPPLLRLPSSSAAAGSRSGADDSLSDSLRGLSLRISVDASHEPNAADSAATIMDTLRHRPASDKQVPPRGNSASRPMGFAPGTRQSLLVLAVDCYGEDGKPDLERLKEAIDLAMSTAGDGAGGRTGFVLSTGMTIPEATDALRACGVDPAAFDAMVCSSGAEICYPWKELAANEEYAGHVAFRWPGESL; translated from the coding sequence ATGATCCACCGCTTCTCCTGGCCGCACCACTGCCGCCTCTACCTCTCCCACGTCGCCGCCTACTGCGACgacaaccagcagcagccgccgctgctccgcctcccttcttcctctgccgCCGCGGGCTCGAGGTCCGGCGCCGATGACTCCCTCTCGGACTCCCTCCGCGGCCTCTCGCTCCGCATCTCCGTGGACGCGTCCCACGAGCCCAACGCCGCcgactccgccgccaccatcatGGACACGCTCCGCCACCGCCCGGCCTCTGACAAGCAGGTCCCGCCCAGGGGGAACTCTGCCAGCAGGCCCATGGGCTTCGCGCCTGGCACGAGGCAGAGCCtgctcgtcctcgccgtcgactGCTACGGGGAAGACGGGAAGCCGGATCTCGAGCGGCTAAAGGAAGCCATAGATCTGGCCATGTCGACGGCCggcgatggcgccggcgggcggACGGGGTTCGTACTGTCAACCGGCATGACGATCCCGGAGGCTACGGACGCACTCAGGGCCTGTGGCGTCGACCCCGCTGCCTTCGACGCCATGGTCTGTAGCAGCGGGGCCGAGATCTGCTACCCGTGGAAGGAGCTCGCAGCCAACGAGGAGTACGCCGGACACGTGGCGTTCCGGTGGCCCGGAGagagtttgtga